The segment GGCGGGCAGGTGGTCTACACCGACGCCTCGGGCCGCTACATCCTGAACGGCGAGATGATCGACACCCGCACCGGCACCAACCTGACCGAGGAGCGGCTGGCCGAGATCAACCGCATCAAGTGGTCGGACCTGCCGCTGGCGCGCGCGATCAAGTGGACCAAGGGCGATGGCAGCCGCCAGGTGGCGGTGTTCTCCGACCCCAACTGCGGCTATTGCAAGCGCATCGAGCAGACCTTCCAGCAGATGGACAACATCACCGTGTACACCTTCCTGTACCCGGTGCTGTCGCCGGATTCCGAAACCAAGGCCAAGCAGGTCTGGTGCGCGTCCGACCGCACCAAGGCCTGGCGCGACTGGATGCTCAAGCAGGTGGCGCTGACCGGCAACGGCAGCTGCAAGACCCCGCTGGAAGAAAACCTGGCATTGGGCCACAGCATGAACGTGACCGGCACTCCGGCGGTGTTCTTCACCGACGGCACCCGCATTCCCGGCGCGGCGGATGTCGCCACGCTGGAACGCAAGCTCGCCAGCATCAAGAAATAAGCGCGCGCCGGACCTGTACCGGCCCGATCGACGGCCGGACTTGTCCGGCCGTTCTGCATTCTGCCTTTTCCCTGATTCCATGCGATCGCCGGCAGGCGACAAAGGAGACACCATGACCTTCCAGGCATTGCTGCTGACCCAGGCCGACGGCGCCACCCAGGCCAGTATCGCCACGCTCGACGACGCGCAGCTGCCCGCCGACGGCGACGTGCTGGTTGCCGTCGACTACTCCACCATCAACTTCAAGGACGGGCTGGCGATCACGGGCCGCTCGCCGGTGGTGCGCAAGTGGCCGATGGTGGCGGGCATCGACGGCGCCGGCACGGTGCTGGAATCCGCGCACCCGCGCTGGAAGGCAGGCGACAAGGTAGTGCTCAACGGCTACGGCGTGGGCGAGACGCATTGGGGCTGCCTTGCGCAGCGCGCGCGCCTGAAGGGCGACTGGCTGGTGCGCCTGCCCGACGCCTTCACCACGCGCCAGGCCATGGCGATCGGCACCGCGGGCTATACCGCGATGCTGTCGGTGCTGGCGCTGGAGCGCGGCGGCGTCGACGGCCCGGTGCGCCCCGGCGATGGCGAGGTGCTGGTGACCGGCGCCTCCGGTGGGGTGGGGACGGTGGCGATCTCGCTGCTGAGCAAGCTTGGCTACAAGGTGGTGGCCTCGACCGGCAAGACCCGGGAGGCGGATTTCCTGAAGGCGCTGGGCGCCGATGACGTGATCGACCGTGCTGAGCTGGGCGTACCCGGCAAGCCGCTGCAAAAGGAGCGCTGGGCCGCGGTGGTCGACTCGGTCGGCTCGCACACGCTGGTCAATGCCTGCGCCCAGGTGCGCTACGGCGGCGTGGTGACGGCGTGCGGGCTGGCGCAGGGCCTTGACTTCCCGGGGTCGGTGGCGCCGTTCATCCTGCGCGGCATCACCTTGCACGGCATCGACAGTGTGATGGCGGCGATGCCGCTGCGCGAGCAGGCCTGGCAGCGCCTGGCCGGCGACCTGGAGCCGGACCGGCTCAATGCGCTGACGCGCGAGATCGGCCTGGGCGACGCGATCGAGGCGGGCCGCAAGATCATGGAAGGCGGCATGCGCGGGCGCGTGGTGGTGGATGTGAATCGCGGCTGATCGCGCACCGTCGCCCTGATGCACCACCGCGTCGGCGCTGCATCCGTGTCCTGGCGCCGACGTTACAATCCTGCCCATGACGCCGATCCGCTACGCCATCGCCCCGCTTCAGCCTGAAGCGCACCTGTTTGCCGTCACCGTCACCGTGAGCGAACCCGATCCCGCCGGCCAGTGTTTCTCGCTGCCGGCCTGGATCCCGGGCAGCTACATGATCCGGGACTTCGCGCGCAATATCGTGCGCATCCGCGCCGATGCGGGCGGGCGCGAGGTCAGGCTGACCAAGCTCGACAAGCAGCGCTGGCAGGCCGCGCCGGTCAGCCTGGCCGACGGCCCGCTGACGCTCAGCTACGAGGTCTATGCCTGGGACCTGTCGGTGCGCGCGGCGCACCTGGACACCACCCACGGCTTCTTCAACGGCAGCTCGGTGTTCCTGTGCGTGGACGGGCAGGCCGAGCGGCCATGCACCATCGATATCCATGCGCCCGCCGGCGAGGCCTATCGCGGCTGGCGCGTCGCCACCGCCATGCGCGAAGCGCCCGGCCGCGCAGGCGCGAAGCGCTACGGCTTCGGCCGCTACCAGGTGGCCGACTACGATGAGCTGGTCGATCATCCGGTCGAGATGGGCACCTTCCAGCTGGCCAGCTTCCGCGCCTGCGGCGCGCAGCACGACGTGGTCTTCACCGGGCGCGTGCCGCAGCTCGACCTCGAGCGCGTGTGCCGCGACCTGAAGCGGATCTGCGAAGCGCAGATCCGGCTGTTCGAGCCCAAGACCGCGCAGGCGCCGTTCCTGGACAGCAACCGCCGCTACGTCTTCATGACGATGGTCACCAGCGACGGCTACGGCGGCCTGGAACACCGTGCCAGCACCGCGCTGATATGCGCGCGCAATGACCTGCCGGTGCGCGGCGACAGCGATACCAGCGAGGGCTACCGCACCTTCCTCGGGCTGTGCAGCCACGAGTATTTCCACACCTGGAACGTCAAGCGCATCAAGCCGGCCGCGTTCGTGCCGTACCGGCTGGCCGAGGAAACCTACACGCCGCTGCTGTGGCTGTTCGAGGGTTTCACCAGTTACTACGACGACCTGGTGCTGGTGCGCTCCGGCTGCATCACCGACGAGCAGTACATCGAGATGCTGGCCAAGACCTGGAACGGCGTGCTGCGCGGCAGCGGCCGCACCAAGCAGAGCGTGGCGGAAAGCTCCTTCGATGCCTGGACCAAGTACTACCGCCAGGACGAGAACGCCCCCAACGCCATCGTCAGCTACTACACCAAGGGTTCGCTGGTGGCGCTGGCGCTGGACCTGACCATTCGCGACAAGACCCGCGGGCGACGCTCGCTTGACGATGTCATGCGCGCGCTGTGGCGCCGCTACGGCCGCGGCTTCTACGCGCCGGGCGCGGTGCAGCGCGGCGTGACCGAGGCCGAGGTCCATGCGCTGTTCGATGAAGTCACCGGCCTGCGCATGGGGCCGCTGCTGCGCTCGCTGACCGAAGGCACCGGCGAGCTGCCGCTGCCGGCGCTGTTCAAAACGTTCGGCGTCAAGGCCGATGCGCAGAAGCCGGCGCGCACCGCGGCGCTGGGTATCAAGGTCAAGAGCGATGAGGGCTGGGTGCGCGTGGCGCAGGTGTTCGACGGCGGCGCCGCGCAGGCCGCCGGCCTGTCCGCCGGCGACCTGCTGGTGGCGATTGACGGCCTGCGCGTGGCGCCGGGCCAGATCGACAAGCTGCTGGCGCGCTACCGTAGCGGCGACCGCATCGAGCTGCACGCCTTCCGCCGCGACGAGCTGCAGGTGCTGCCGGTGACGCTGGCACGCGAGCCGGCGGCGCAGTTCAAGGTGAAGCTCGAGAGCGGACGGCACGCGGCGCGCTCGCGCTGGCTGGGCCAGTGAACTAGTTTTCCGCTGCCACACCCGCCACCGCACGCCATCGCCCCCGCTGCATGCAATACGCGCACGATCCCCGCACCTTCCTGTATTCGCACTACATCTACCGGGGGCTGCGCTCGGCCACCGGGGTGATCGGCGCCACGCTGATCGCGCTGCACTTCAGCGACCTGCCCACCGCGATGGTGGTGTCGATGGGGGCGCTGTGCACCAGCCTGATGGACCTGCCCAGCCCGCTGAACCACAAGTTCAACGAGATGATGGCCAGCGTGCTGCTGTGCAGCGTGGTCACGCTGGTGGTGGCGCTGGCCACGCCGTTCCCGCGCGTGATGCCGTTCCTGCTGGTGCTGGTGACGTTCCTGGCCGGCATGATGACGGTGTACGGCAACAAGACGCTGCCGCTGCAGTTCGCGGCGCTGTTCGTGATGACGCTGACCATCAACGAAGACTTCCTGGTGCGGCGCGCGCTGGAGCACGCGGCGCTGTTCAGCATCGGCGCGGTCGCTTATCTCGGCTATGCGATGCTGGTGAGCTGGATCACCGAGCGCCGCACCAAGCAGCAGGTGCTGGCCGAATCGTTGTATGAGCTGGCCGGCTATCTCGAGATCAAGGCCGGCTTCTACGACGCCGGCAACGACTACGAGGCCCAGTTCAACCAGCTGGTGCGCCAGCAGATCGTGGTGGCCGAGCGCCAGCAGGCCGCGCGCGACCTGGTGCTGCGCGGCAACCGCACTCCGCACGACGGGCTGCTGGTGCAGGTGCACCTGCGCATGCTCGACCTGTACGAGTATATTCTGTCGACCAACACCGACTATCCGCTGCTGCGCCAGACCTTTGCCGGCACGCCGGTGCTGGACCATCTGCGCGGGCTGGTGCTGCAGATGTGCAAGGACGTGGAAGAGATCGCCTACGAGATCACGCGCGGCCGCGCCTCGTACGCCACGGTGGAATATCGCCAGGGCCTGCGCGCGGTCGAGGCCGAGGTCGAGCAATTTCGCCACCACCATATCAACCCGGCGGCGATGACGGCGCTGGTCGATACGCTCGACATGATGCGCGGCGCGATCACGCTGGTCGGCCAGCTGCACGAAGCGTCGCGCACGCCGGTGGAGCCGGCCAGGGTGCTGCCCGGCTCGGACATGACGCCGTTCCTGACGCGCCAGAAGTATGAGTTCAGCGTGCTGCGCGACAACCTGAAGTGGAGTTCGCCGGCGTTCCGCTTCTCGCTGCGGATCTCGATGGCGGTGTCGCTGGGGCTGTGGATTGCCGAGCACCTGCCCTATGTGTCGCACAGCTACTGGATCCTGCTGACCATCATCGTCATCCTGAAGCCCAACTTCAGCATGACCAAGCAGCGCTACAACGACCGCCTGATCGGCACGCTGATTGGCTGCGTGGTCGCGGTCGCGATCCTGAAGGTGGTGCACCAGCCGCTGATCCTGCTGGGCGTGCTGTTCCTGTCGCTGGTGGCCAGCGCCGCGTTCGTGACCATCAAGTACCGCTACACCGCGATTGCCGCCTGCATCCAGGTGCTGATCCAGATCCACCTGCTGATGCCGGGAAGTCCCACGGTGGCGGGCGAGCGGCTGGTGGATACCGTGATCGGCGGCATCATCGCCTCGCTGTTCAGCTTTGTGCTGCCGAGCTGGGAATACCGCGCCATCCCCAAGCTGGTGGAGGGCGTGCTGCAGGCCAACCGCCGCTATATCGGCGCCACGCGCGACCTGCTGCTGCGTAGGACCAAGGATGACTTTGCCTACCGCGTGCAGCGCAAGCAGTTTATGGACAACCTGTCGGCGCTGATCTCGTCGTTCCAGCGCATGCTGGACGAGCCCAAGAGCCGGCACCGTGCGGTGGACAACCTGAACCGCTTTATCGTGCAGAACTACCTGGTGGCCGCGCACGTGGCGGCGGCGCGCATCCAGGTGCGCCAGCACTATGACGAGCTCGATATCCCGGCCGCGGAAGCCGCGATCGAGCAGGCCACCGAGGCCGCCAGCCACAGCCTGCAGGTGGCCAGCGAGCGGCTGCATGCCGATGAGCGGGGCGGCGGCCGTGGCGCGGGCTTTATCCGCAGCGGGAAAACGCCGTTGGAACGCAAGGAGGCAGTGCCTGCCGCCGCGGACAAGGCGGAGGAATCTCCCGCTGAAGCTGTCGCCGATGCCGAACCAGTGGCGGCCACCGTCAGCGTCGAAGTCGCCGAGGCCGCCGAGGATGCCGTCGCCGAACGCCGCGCCCGCCTGGCCGATTCGGCCGACAAGCGCCGCACCGACGTGCTGGTGCACGCGGCCGCCGCCGGCGAATCCAGCCATGAGGCTGGTCCCACCGCCAGCTCCACCGGCCGTCCGGCCAATGCGGTGCTGGACCGCCGCCTGCGCGCGTTGCGCGAGGATGCGGCCAAGATCGCGCTGCGCACGGGGGCCATCGGGCGCGCCATACGGGCGCGCGTCTGAGCCTGGTGGCTTACGGCGCCTCGGGCAGCTCTTCCTCGGGCAGTGTCAGCATGCCGCTGTTGTAGCGGTACTCGTAGATCTCGCCGTAGCGCCCCCAGCCGATCGCCACGCTGAGCACGCGCTCGGCCTCGGCGGGCTTCAGGAACCGCTCCAGTTCGTGCAGCACCTGTTCTTCGCGGATCTCGCCGGCCTCGCTGGCCACCAGTTCGCGGCGGATATGCGCGGCCAGTGCGACGTTGCCCAGCAACTGCTGGCCGAACATCACCTTGCGTTGCTGCGGCCCGGCGGCGTACCAGGCGCGGCCGGCCCCGGTGGCGGCGATGTCGCCGCGCTCGATCGACACCAGTTGCACCAGCTGCAGCGCTTCGCACGCAGGCAGCAGTTCGTCGTCGGTGAGGCCGGCTTCGTCGGCCAGGTGGGGCAGGTCGGCGCGGCAGTTGAAGGGTGCCTCGCACAGCAGGTCGAGGATCGCTTCCATCTGGCTGATGTCGGCGTCCGGCAGCCGGTAGGCGATCTGGCGCGCGGGCGCTTGCGCGGGCAGGCGCGCTTCCGCGGCGGGGGCGGTCATCAGCGCGTAGATCTCGTCGACCAGCGCGCGCACCTGCGCGCTGTCGCGGTTGCGCGGACGCGGCAGCGCCACTGGCACCTCGGCGCGGATGCGGCCCGGGTCGCTCGACAGGATCACGATGCGGTCGGCCATCATCACTGCCTCTTCGATATTGTGCGAGACGATCAGGATGCTCCTGATATTGGCACGGCCGCTTTCCCACAGCGCCAGCATCTCGTCGCGCAGGGTCTCGCCGGTCAGCACGTCCAGGGCCGAGAATGCTTCATCCATCAGCAGCAGGTCCGGCTCGGTCACCAGCGCGCGCGCAATGCCCACGCGCTGGCGCATGCCGCCCGACAGCTCGCGCGGCAGTGCGCTGTTGAAGCCGGCCAGCCCGATCATGTCGATCGCGGCCTCGGCGCGGCGCTCGCGCTCGGCCCTGGGCACGCCCTGGGCCTCGAGCCCCAGCTCAACGTTCTGCTGCACCGTCAGCCACGGGAACAGCGCGAACGACTGGAACACCATGGCGATGCCCTCGGCGGTGCCGGCCAGCCGTTCGCCGCGAAAGTCCACCTCGCCGCGGTCGGCGCCGACCAGCCCGGCCATGATGCGCAACAGCGTGGACTTGCCCGAGCCGGACTTGCCCAGCATGGCGACGATCTCGCCCTCGCGCAGCGTCAGGTCCACGCCTTCGAGCACGGCACGGTCGCTCTGGCTGGCGGTGCGGAAGATCTTGCCGACGCCGCGCAGCTCGATCACGGCGGGGGCGGCGGTGGATGCAATGTTCTCTGCCATCGTTGCCTTACAAGCGGGTGCGCTCTTGCGCGAGTTGATACAGGCGGTTCCACAGCAGCCGGTTGAAGCCGACCACGAACAGCGCCATCACGACTATGCCCAGCGCAATGCGCGGGAAGTCGCCGCGCGCGGTGGTCTCGGCGATGTAGCTGCCGAGCCCGGTGGCGACGATGGTGCGGTCGCCCCAGGTCACGTACTCGGACACGATGCTCGCGTTCCACGAGCCGCCGGCGGCGGTCACCAGCCCGGTCAGCAGGCTCGGGAACACCGCGGGGATCAGGAAGCGCTTCCACAGCAGCCAGCCACGCAGGCCGAAATTGCGCGTGGCGAGCTTCAGTTCGGTGGGAATGCCCGACGCCCCCGCGACCACGTTGAACAGGATGTACCACTGCGTGCCGAAGATCAGCAGCGGGCTCAGCCAGATCTCCGGGTTCAGCCCGAAGCGCACGATCAGCATCACCGCCAGCGGGAACATCAGGTTGGCCGGGAAGGCGGCCAGGAACTGCGCGATCGGCTGGGCAATGCGCGCCAGTTCCGGGCTCAGGCCGATGCGGATGCCGATCGGCACCCACACCAGCGCCGCCAGCGCGATCAGCACCACCACGCGCACCATCGTGATCGTGCCGAGCCACAGCACATGGCCGACTTCGGCCCAGCCCACCTCGCTGTGCACGAAGTAGCCCACGCGCAGCAACGCGGCCAATGCCACCAGCACGATCACGGCGTCGCGCACGCGGCCGAACCAAAGCGCGCGCCGCGGATTGTCCGGCTGCGCCGGGGCCTGCCCGCGGCGCGCGCCCCACGCCAGCGTGCGCCCGGCCAGCGCCGCCGTCTGCGCCAGCACTGCACCCACCCACGCCGAGCGGCGCAGCAGGTCCAGCAGCCACGACTGCGGCAGCTTGTCCTGCGCCTGGGTCTCGAAGCGGAAGCGGTCGGCCCATGCCACCAGCGGGCGGAACAGCAGCTGGTCGTACAGCAGGATGCCCGCCAGCATCGCCAGGATGGCCCAGCCGATCGCGGCCAGGTCCTGCTGCTGGATCGCCAGCGCGATATAGGAGCCGATCCCAGGCAGGCGGATGTCGTGGCCGGATACCGAGATCGCCTCGGACGCCACCACGAAGAACCAGCCGCCGGACATCGACATCATCATGTTCCACAGCAGCCCCGGCATGGCGAACGGCACTTCCAGCCGCCAGAAGCGCTGCCACGGCGACAGCCGGAACATGGCCGCCGCTTCCATCAAATCGCCCGGGATGGTGCGGAACGACTGGTACAGGCTGAACGCCATGTTCCACGCCTGCGAGGTGAAGATGGCGAAGATCGCCGCGCACTCGACCCCTGCGATATTGCCGGGAAAGAGGGCGATAAAGCCGGTCACGGTGATCGACAGGAAGCCCAGCACGGGTATCGACTGCAGGATGTCCAGCGCCGGCACCAGCACCTTCTCCGCCGTGCGGCTCTTTGACGCCAGCGCGGCAAACGCCAGCGAGAACAGCAGCGACGCCGCCAGCGCCGCCAGCATGCGGATGCTGGTGCGCATCAGGTAGTAGGGCAGGTAGGCCACGTCCAGGTGCACCGCCAGCTGCTGGTCGGGCTGGAACGGGGCGTTCATCTGCTGCGCGGTGAACGCGATCATCACGATCACGGCCAGGATGATCGGCAGCAGGGCCAGGTCGAAGCGGTTGGGCGGGGCGCGCAGCAGCTGGCTGTCAAAGCCAGGGGCGGGCGGGGCCGCGCGGCGGTCGGCGGGTGGCATCATGGGCGCTTCTCGGGCTGTATCGAGCTTGGATGGCAAGGCTTGTGGCCCAGCCCTGATTCGCGGCCCTGGCGGACAATGGCAAAGCCCGCATGCCGCCGGCTTCACGCCGGGCGGCGCGCATCCCTTTGTAACGCCCGGCATGGCGGTCTAGTTTACTTGGTGTGGATGACAGATCGCGCACGCTGCCGGCGTGCGCCCAAAGGGAAAAGCCATGAAGAAGGAAACCTGGCGCCTGGTCGCGCATGGGCGCGTGCAGGGCGTGGGCTACCGCGCCGCCTGCGCCGACGCGGCGGACGACCTTGAGCTTGGCGGCTGGGTGCGCAACCGGCTCGACGGCACCGTCGAGGTGATGGCGCACGGCACGGTCAGGCAGCTCGAAGCCCTGCAGGCGTGGATGGAACAGGGCCCGCCGGCCGCGCAGGTGACGCTGGTCGAGGTCGGGCCTGGGGAAGGGGAGTTTGCCGGTTTCGAATTCCGGCCGACGATCTGATGGACTAGGCCGCGGTCCAGTCGACCGGCGTGCGGCCGTTCGCTTCCAGCCAGCGGTTGGCCTCGCGGAAGTGCCCGCAGCCCAGGAAGCCCCGGTGCGCCGACAGCGGCGACGGATGCGGCGCTTCCAGCACGCAGTGGCCGGCGCCCAGCAGCGGCTTCTTGGCCTGCGCGTGGCTGCCCCACAGCATGAACACAAGACTCGGGCGGCTGGCGGCGAGGTTCTGGATCAGGCAATCGGTGACGGCTTCCCAGCCTCGCCGCGCATGGCTGGCGGCCTGGCCCTGTTCCACCGTCAGCACGGTGTTGAGCAGCAGCACGCCCTGGCGCGCCCAGCCTTCCAGGTTGCCGGAGGCGCGCGGCGCGCAGTTGTCGTTGGCACCGAACTCCGCGGCGATTTCCTTGAAGATGTTGCGCAGACTGGGCGGCACTTTGATGCCTTCCGGCACCGAGAACGCCAGCCCGTGCGCCTGCGGCAGCTCAACGCCGCCGACCGTGCCGGTGCCGTGGTAGGGGTCCTGGCCCAGGATCACCACCTTGACCGCGTCGGGCGGGGTCAGGTGCAGCGCGTGGAAGACATGGTGCGGGAATACCGGCTTGCCGGCGGCACGTTCGCCGTCGACAAAGGCGGCCAGCTCCTGCCACGCCGGCACGCGGATGCACGGGTCCAGCAATGTGCGCCAGGCGGCGGGCAGGGCGTCGGCCTGGGCCTGCAGGCTGGCGGCAGGGGACGGTTCGCCGGGGACGCGGGGGGCTTCGGCGGCGAAGAGATCGGCTTGCATGTGTAAGGAAAGCTTGGCGGGAAAACCGCGATTATGAGGCCTTGCTTTCGGCGATTCCCGCCAGGCGGTAGCCGCGGGCGGCCTTGCTAAGGTCCGACGGTGCCAGCGCGGCAACGGTGGCCAGCCGCGCGGCAAAGGCGCGCAGGGCATCGGCCGCGTGCGCGGCGTCGCCATCGAGCCATTCCAGTTCGAGTTCCTGGATGGGTTCCTGCGCGGCGCTGGCCGGCGCGGCGATGGTGCCGGTGTCGAGCGCGGCCTCGATGCGGGCGCCGTCCTGCGTGACCAGCCAGGTGCGGCGGACGAAGTCGGTGCGGAACACCGGTGCCAGCCGGCCGATCAGTGGCGCGAGCACGGTTTGCGCTTCCGCGGGAAAGGTTTGCAGCTCGATGGCCTCGCCGGCGATCTCCGTCTCCCATTCATGGCGCGTGGCCAGGCCGCCCTGGCTGCTGCCGGCGGTCTTCAGCGTCTGCAGCCATTGCGCGCCCTTGCGGCGCAGCCGCAGCGCGGCGCGCGCCTGTGCCAGGTCACGTTGCGGGGTATCGAGGTAGACGTTGAGCAGCGTGGCTTCGCCCTGCGGGGCGCCGTTGGCGTCGAGCCAGGCGGCCAGCGGGGCCAGCGCGTCGTCGGGGACGGCGAGTTTCAGTTCGATTTCCTGGGGCATGGCAGCAGGCGATTTCAGAGGGTTGGCGAGGGCGATGTCTTTCCAGTCACCGCTAGCCGGCCCCCTCTCCCGCTTGCGGGAGAAGGGAGCAAACCGCCAGCGTGCGTCGGCAGGCGTTAGCTCAGGCAAACAGCCGTGCCAGCTCCACGCCCGGATCCGGCGCCCGCATAAACGCTTCGCCCACCAGGAACGCATGCACGTTGGCATCGCGCATGCGCTTCACATCGGCCTGGCCGAGGATGCCGGACTCGGTCACCACCAGCTTGTCGGCCGGCATATGCGGCAGCAGGTCCAGCGTGTTGTCCAGCGACACCTCGAAGGTGCGCAGGTTGCGGTTGTTCACGCCGAGCAGCGGCGTTTTCAGGCGCAGCGCCGCGTCGAGCTCGTCGTCGCCGTGCACTTCCACCAGCACATCCATGCCGAGCTCAAGCGCACAGGCTTCCAGTTCGGCCATCAGGCCCGGGTCCAGCGCG is part of the Cupriavidus necator genome and harbors:
- a CDS encoding DsbC family protein; protein product: MFPFLRRRPAMSAAITAIAGGLAAAGFALHAMAAGEPGTDRIKESLQKMVGGRAEVKSVSKTPVPGLFEANIGGQVVYTDASGRYILNGEMIDTRTGTNLTEERLAEINRIKWSDLPLARAIKWTKGDGSRQVAVFSDPNCGYCKRIEQTFQQMDNITVYTFLYPVLSPDSETKAKQVWCASDRTKAWRDWMLKQVALTGNGSCKTPLEENLALGHSMNVTGTPAVFFTDGTRIPGAADVATLERKLASIKK
- a CDS encoding MDR family oxidoreductase, with the protein product MTFQALLLTQADGATQASIATLDDAQLPADGDVLVAVDYSTINFKDGLAITGRSPVVRKWPMVAGIDGAGTVLESAHPRWKAGDKVVLNGYGVGETHWGCLAQRARLKGDWLVRLPDAFTTRQAMAIGTAGYTAMLSVLALERGGVDGPVRPGDGEVLVTGASGGVGTVAISLLSKLGYKVVASTGKTREADFLKALGADDVIDRAELGVPGKPLQKERWAAVVDSVGSHTLVNACAQVRYGGVVTACGLAQGLDFPGSVAPFILRGITLHGIDSVMAAMPLREQAWQRLAGDLEPDRLNALTREIGLGDAIEAGRKIMEGGMRGRVVVDVNRG
- a CDS encoding M61 family metallopeptidase, producing MTPIRYAIAPLQPEAHLFAVTVTVSEPDPAGQCFSLPAWIPGSYMIRDFARNIVRIRADAGGREVRLTKLDKQRWQAAPVSLADGPLTLSYEVYAWDLSVRAAHLDTTHGFFNGSSVFLCVDGQAERPCTIDIHAPAGEAYRGWRVATAMREAPGRAGAKRYGFGRYQVADYDELVDHPVEMGTFQLASFRACGAQHDVVFTGRVPQLDLERVCRDLKRICEAQIRLFEPKTAQAPFLDSNRRYVFMTMVTSDGYGGLEHRASTALICARNDLPVRGDSDTSEGYRTFLGLCSHEYFHTWNVKRIKPAAFVPYRLAEETYTPLLWLFEGFTSYYDDLVLVRSGCITDEQYIEMLAKTWNGVLRGSGRTKQSVAESSFDAWTKYYRQDENAPNAIVSYYTKGSLVALALDLTIRDKTRGRRSLDDVMRALWRRYGRGFYAPGAVQRGVTEAEVHALFDEVTGLRMGPLLRSLTEGTGELPLPALFKTFGVKADAQKPARTAALGIKVKSDEGWVRVAQVFDGGAAQAAGLSAGDLLVAIDGLRVAPGQIDKLLARYRSGDRIELHAFRRDELQVLPVTLAREPAAQFKVKLESGRHAARSRWLGQ
- a CDS encoding FUSC family protein; this encodes MQYAHDPRTFLYSHYIYRGLRSATGVIGATLIALHFSDLPTAMVVSMGALCTSLMDLPSPLNHKFNEMMASVLLCSVVTLVVALATPFPRVMPFLLVLVTFLAGMMTVYGNKTLPLQFAALFVMTLTINEDFLVRRALEHAALFSIGAVAYLGYAMLVSWITERRTKQQVLAESLYELAGYLEIKAGFYDAGNDYEAQFNQLVRQQIVVAERQQAARDLVLRGNRTPHDGLLVQVHLRMLDLYEYILSTNTDYPLLRQTFAGTPVLDHLRGLVLQMCKDVEEIAYEITRGRASYATVEYRQGLRAVEAEVEQFRHHHINPAAMTALVDTLDMMRGAITLVGQLHEASRTPVEPARVLPGSDMTPFLTRQKYEFSVLRDNLKWSSPAFRFSLRISMAVSLGLWIAEHLPYVSHSYWILLTIIVILKPNFSMTKQRYNDRLIGTLIGCVVAVAILKVVHQPLILLGVLFLSLVASAAFVTIKYRYTAIAACIQVLIQIHLLMPGSPTVAGERLVDTVIGGIIASLFSFVLPSWEYRAIPKLVEGVLQANRRYIGATRDLLLRRTKDDFAYRVQRKQFMDNLSALISSFQRMLDEPKSRHRAVDNLNRFIVQNYLVAAHVAAARIQVRQHYDELDIPAAEAAIEQATEAASHSLQVASERLHADERGGGRGAGFIRSGKTPLERKEAVPAAADKAEESPAEAVADAEPVAATVSVEVAEAAEDAVAERRARLADSADKRRTDVLVHAAAAGESSHEAGPTASSTGRPANAVLDRRLRALREDAAKIALRTGAIGRAIRARV
- a CDS encoding nitrate/sulfonate/bicarbonate ABC transporter ATP-binding protein gives rise to the protein MAENIASTAAPAVIELRGVGKIFRTASQSDRAVLEGVDLTLREGEIVAMLGKSGSGKSTLLRIMAGLVGADRGEVDFRGERLAGTAEGIAMVFQSFALFPWLTVQQNVELGLEAQGVPRAERERRAEAAIDMIGLAGFNSALPRELSGGMRQRVGIARALVTEPDLLLMDEAFSALDVLTGETLRDEMLALWESGRANIRSILIVSHNIEEAVMMADRIVILSSDPGRIRAEVPVALPRPRNRDSAQVRALVDEIYALMTAPAAEARLPAQAPARQIAYRLPDADISQMEAILDLLCEAPFNCRADLPHLADEAGLTDDELLPACEALQLVQLVSIERGDIAATGAGRAWYAAGPQQRKVMFGQQLLGNVALAAHIRRELVASEAGEIREEQVLHELERFLKPAEAERVLSVAIGWGRYGEIYEYRYNSGMLTLPEEELPEAP
- a CDS encoding ABC transporter permease, producing the protein MMPPADRRAAPPAPGFDSQLLRAPPNRFDLALLPIILAVIVMIAFTAQQMNAPFQPDQQLAVHLDVAYLPYYLMRTSIRMLAALAASLLFSLAFAALASKSRTAEKVLVPALDILQSIPVLGFLSITVTGFIALFPGNIAGVECAAIFAIFTSQAWNMAFSLYQSFRTIPGDLMEAAAMFRLSPWQRFWRLEVPFAMPGLLWNMMMSMSGGWFFVVASEAISVSGHDIRLPGIGSYIALAIQQQDLAAIGWAILAMLAGILLYDQLLFRPLVAWADRFRFETQAQDKLPQSWLLDLLRRSAWVGAVLAQTAALAGRTLAWGARRGQAPAQPDNPRRALWFGRVRDAVIVLVALAALLRVGYFVHSEVGWAEVGHVLWLGTITMVRVVVLIALAALVWVPIGIRIGLSPELARIAQPIAQFLAAFPANLMFPLAVMLIVRFGLNPEIWLSPLLIFGTQWYILFNVVAGASGIPTELKLATRNFGLRGWLLWKRFLIPAVFPSLLTGLVTAAGGSWNASIVSEYVTWGDRTIVATGLGSYIAETTARGDFPRIALGIVVMALFVVGFNRLLWNRLYQLAQERTRL
- a CDS encoding acylphosphatase; translated protein: MKKETWRLVAHGRVQGVGYRAACADAADDLELGGWVRNRLDGTVEVMAHGTVRQLEALQAWMEQGPPAAQVTLVEVGPGEGEFAGFEFRPTI
- a CDS encoding uracil-DNA glycosylase gives rise to the protein MQADLFAAEAPRVPGEPSPAASLQAQADALPAAWRTLLDPCIRVPAWQELAAFVDGERAAGKPVFPHHVFHALHLTPPDAVKVVILGQDPYHGTGTVGGVELPQAHGLAFSVPEGIKVPPSLRNIFKEIAAEFGANDNCAPRASGNLEGWARQGVLLLNTVLTVEQGQAASHARRGWEAVTDCLIQNLAASRPSLVFMLWGSHAQAKKPLLGAGHCVLEAPHPSPLSAHRGFLGCGHFREANRWLEANGRTPVDWTAA
- a CDS encoding CYTH domain-containing protein, with the protein product MPQEIELKLAVPDDALAPLAAWLDANGAPQGEATLLNVYLDTPQRDLAQARAALRLRRKGAQWLQTLKTAGSSQGGLATRHEWETEIAGEAIELQTFPAEAQTVLAPLIGRLAPVFRTDFVRRTWLVTQDGARIEAALDTGTIAAPASAAQEPIQELELEWLDGDAAHAADALRAFAARLATVAALAPSDLSKAARGYRLAGIAESKAS